GTTGGACACGTGTCCCGTGAGGAAGGATCCAGTCTACTTCTTCATGGGAAAGAACTTCAGGTTCGTTTGTCTCTGTTTTGATGACAAGGGACATGGTATGTGCCTTGTTCTTCGCATCGGTTCGGGATGTTACAATCGTCGGTTTACCGGTGGTGAGCTGGGCATACAAAACGGCGGCTGAGATACCGATTCCCTGCTGACCGCGTGTCTGTCTGACCTGATGAAAACGTGAGCCGTAGAGAAGTTTGGCAAAAACACTCGGCATTTTTTCAGGAACTATTCCAGGACCATTGTCTTCGACAACAACACGAAACACATCGTTTGAGATCCGCCTGACCGAGACGAGAATGTCCGGGAGGACCTGTGCCTCTTCGCAGGCATCAAGTGAATTGTCGATCGCTTCTTTTATTGTGGTGATGATGCCCCGGGTTGGGGAATCAAAACCAAGCATCTGCTTATTTTTTTCAAAAAATTCCGCTACACTGATGCTTCGCTGGTTCTTGGCAAGCTCATCGGCAAGAACCATGAATTACCTCGATGGCAGATTCTAGTGGCATCTCAGTCTGGACTGCGGTTGTAAGATCTTTGAGTGTTATTGTTCCGGCATTTGCTTCTTTTTCTCCGATAACCACAGCAAAGGATGCCCCGGATTTCAGTGCCGAAGAGAGCTGGGCCCCAAACCCTCTGTCGAGCAGATCCATGACCGCTGTTATGCCTGCACTACGGAGTCCCGCGGCAACTTTGTAGGCCGGAAGACGTGTTTCCGGGGTACAGACCACCGCAACCACCGGTTTTGTCTCAGGCGTGAACTCGCCCAGTGAGACGAGGACCCGGTCGAATCCTATACCAAACCCACAGGAGGGAACATCCTTTCCGCCGAAAAGGTGGGCAAGTCTGTAGACCCCCCCACCAAGGATCTGGTTTTCCGCCCCGAGATTGTCGGCAAATGCTTCAAAGACCATCCCTGTGTAGTAATCGAGACCTCGTGCAATCCCGAAATTCTGTTCAAACGGAATGTTCTGCGCTTCAAGATACCCAAAGGTTTCCTCGATCCGCCCTTTTTCCGGAATATCTCCCGTTACTGCAAATACTTCTGAGAGGGTTTTTGCGGTGGTGAGTACCTTTAACGGCTCAAACAAATCAGAACGGTCAAGAGCTGCAAGCACAGTTGCAAGCAGCTCCATATCTCGTTTATCGAGAGCGGCCATTACCTGCTTCTGGGAAGGAGCATCCAGACCTGAAAGAAGATGTTTCATCGGTGCAAGATGTCCGATTTTCATAACAAAATGGACACCAGTACATTGCAAAAGTGCATAAGAAAGAGCGATAACTTCCGCATCTGCGGCCGCTGAGTCAGCACCGATAAGTTCAGAACCAAACTGCCAGAACTGCCGGTAGCGTCCTTTCTGCGGACGTTCATAACGGAAGCATTCCGCAAAGTAGAACCAGCGCAGAGGTTTTGGCGCCATCTGCGCTTCGTTGACATAGGCACGGAGAACTGCGGCGGTGAGTTCAGGACGGAGGGTGATTTTTCTGCCGCCTTTATCCTCGAAGGCATACATCTCACCGATGATCCCTTCGCCGGATTTTATTGTGAAGAGCTCCTGCTCTTCGAACATAGGGGTCACCACTTCGCCATAACCGAATGAAGCAGCGACGGCACGCATTTTTTGTTCGATAAACCTGCGCTGCGCCATTTCGATCGGGAGGAAGTCCCTTGTTCCGCGGGGTTTTTGTATCATATTTATTTTCTCTCCTGACGAGGCGCCGATCCGATGAACCGGGACCATGCAGATTCATTTCCTACCCATACATCCTCTTTCTTCAGTCTTGACTGAAGATACAGTGCAATCAACATACAGCCGACACCCAGATACATAAATGTAGTTTCAGCAAAACCGGCAAGAGCACAGCCGAACCACCCAAGAGCTGAGTAAAGAACACCCTGATAGGCAGCTTTCCGATATCCTTCTTTGCCGGTCCGGACAAAGATTCGGGTATCTCTTAGCCAGAGGAACGAAACGGAAGCTGCACCAAAGGCGATGATTATTATTATCGGGTCGATGTAGGACATGGATGCTGTACTATTTGGCGGGATTATGCATTAAAGATGTCACCCGAATTTCTCTTCTCAATGAGTATACAGTGGAGATCCAGTTGGATAATGCCCGGTATCCGTGATGATATGAATCCAGACTGAAAAAAAAGAAAAAGATCAGGTCCCGTCTTCGCCTTCCGGCAGGATGGGATCGATCTCATCAGGCGGAACAACGGCAACACCCGTGACCTTATCACCGGAGTCAACACGGATAACACGGACGCCTTGTGTTCCGCGTCCCTGGATCGAGATGTCCGAAGCCTGGGTCCGCAGGACAACTCCTGCAGCAGTCGTGATGATGACCTGATCATCATCCGATATAGCAAGGGAGGAGACTACTTTGCCGCGCTCGAAGTTCGCCACGATAGACTTCACGCCCTGCGTACCGCGTCCATGACCCATGAATGCATCGAACTCGGTTCTCTTACCATATCCTTTGTCGGTGATCATCAGCAGATACTGCGTCTCGACCAAGGTAAGAGCACAGACATAATCTCCCTCATACTTCAGCCGGATGCCGATAACACCCTGGGTGCCGCGACCGGTTGCTCTGACCTCATCCTCGGAGAATCTGAGCGCCTGACCGAACGCGGTCGTGAGCACAACATCAGAACTGCCGCCGGTAACGACCACATCGACAAGCTCATCACCGTCAAGGAGCGTGATACCGATGATACCCCCGGTCCTTGGCCGTGAGAACAGATCCTGACTGAACTTACCCACACGACCTTTCTTCGTTGCATACAGAAGATTCTTTTCAGCATCGAAATCGCGCATCGGGATGATTGCCGAAACTTCCTCGTCAGTAAGGTTCAGCAGATTTACGATTGCCTTACCCTTACTGGTTCTTGATCCTTCAGGGATCTCATACACACGGAGCCAGTACACTCTGCCTTTGTTCGTGAAACACAGCAGATAATCATGCGTGCTCGCCATGAAAACTTTATCGACGGAATCCTCGTCTTTTGTGGTCATGCCGATCACTCCTCTGCCGCCGCGTTTCTGCTGGCGATAGAGATCAAGAGGGACCCGCTTGATGTAATCCTGAGTCGTGAGCATCACAAGGGTCTGTTCGTCCGGGATCAGATCCATCATGTTGAAGTCGGTGTTTGCCGTGTAATCGATCTGAGTACGGCGTTCATCAGCATATGCTGAACGGACCTCGGCGGTCTCGGTCTTGACTACAGAGAGGATGTTCTCTTCGGATGATAATATCCAAGTGAGCTTGTCGATGATCAACTGAAGTGAGGTGGTCTCATCCACGATCTTCTGCTGCTCAAGGGCTGCGAGACGGCGAAGCTGCATCTTGAGGATCGCCTCGGCCTGAGCTTCTGAAAAGCCCAGCTTCGAAACAAGAGCTTCCTGAGCCACAGAAGCCTCCGGAGAGGCACGGATGGTCGCTATCACCACTTCGATCATATCGAGAGCCTTTAAAAGACCTGCCATGATATGCATCCGTTCCTCTGCTTTACGCAGATCAAAGAGCGAACGTCTGCGGACAACAGCAACACGGTGGGCGATGAAATAGCGCAGAAGTTCAGCGAGCGAAAGAATCTTCGCTTTCTTATCAACGATCGCCAGATTGATGATACCAAACGAATTTTCGAGCTGGGTATGTTTGTAAAGCAGGTTCAGAACAACATTTGCCTGAGTGTTCTGCTTGAGTTCGATGACAACGCGGATCCCGTCTTTATCGGACTCATCACGGATGTCGCTGATGCCTTCGATCACCTTTGTTTTTACAAGTTCGGCGATCTTCTCGATCATCGACGCCTTGTTCACCTGATAGGGTATCTCGGTGATAACGATCTGCTCGAATCCTTTTTTGCGTTCCTCAATCTCGGCAATACCTCGGAGAATGACTTTTCCCTGACCGGTCTGATAGGCATTGATGATACCGTCAGTACCCATGATCTTGCCGCCTGTCGGAAAGTCAGGTGCCGGAAGAATCTTCATCATCTCATCGAGCTGCATCTCCGGGTTATCGATGTAGGCATTGACCAGATCACAGACTTCTCCAAGGTTATGCGGCATCATGTTCGTGGCCATACCGACCGCGATACCTGTCGTACCGTTTACCAGAAGATTCGGGATCCGGCTTGGAAGAACATCCGGTTCCCGGGAAGACTCATCGTAATTCGGAACGAAATCAACGGTATCCTTGTCGATATCCTCCAGAAGAGACTCAGCTGCTTTGGTAAGACGTGCCTCGGTATAACGCATTGCTGCTGCCGAGTCACCATCAATCGAACCGAAGTTACCCTGACCATCCACTAACGTACAGCGATAGGAGAACGGCTGGGCCATCTTCACGAGCGTATCGTAGATCGCAGTGTCACCGTGCGGGTGATAATTACCCATCGTGGCGGCAACTGCTTTGGCAGATTTCTTGTATGCCTTATCGCTCGTGTTCCCCTCATCGTGGAACATGGCGTACAGGATACGCCGGTGTACCGGTTTAAGACCGTCTCGAACATCCGGGATCGCACGGCCAATGATAACACTCATCGCATAATCGATGAAGCAGTTTTTCATCTCATCTTCAATGTTGATCGATATCGTTTTGTGCGTGATGTTCTCTTCAGATGTCAAGGTTCTTCACCTCCCCTGCATGACGTTTAATGAAATCTTTTCTGGGCATGACATCATCTCCCATGAGTTTTTCGAATATTTCATTTGCATAACCTGCATCCTCTATCCTTACTTTCTTTAAGATACGGAATTTGGGATCCATGGTGGTGTTCCAGAGCTGGTCTGCATTCATTTCACCAAGACCCTTATACCGCTGGACCGAGATACCTTTGTCGCCAAACTCGGCGATTGCGAGACGCATTTCCTCTTCACTGTAAACGTATTTTTCCTGTTTGCCTTTGGCAATTCTAAAGAGAGGGGGCTGAGCGATGTAGATGTACCCCATCTCCACGAGGGGCTTCATGAACCGATAGAAGAAGGTCAGAAGCAAAATCCTGATATGTGCTCCATCCACATCCGCATCCGTCATGATAACGATATGGTGATACCTGGCACGTTCAGCATCGAACTTTTCCCCGTATCCGGCACCGATCGCTGTGATGAGTGTCTGAATTTCGAGATTCTTGAGAGCCTTATGTTCCAGTGCCTTCTCAACGTTAAGGATCTTACCCCTGAGAGGTAAGATCGCCTGAAACTTTCTGTCGCGTCCCTGCTTGGCTGAGCCGCCTGCAGAATCTCCTTCCACGATATATATCTCGCTTTTTGCCGGATCGCGTTCGGAACAGTCGGCGAGTTTGCCGGGAAGCCCGGACATCTCAAGAGACGTCTTTCTTCTGGCAAGTTCCTTTGCACGGCGGGCCGCTTCACGGGCATTCGCCGCATCAAGGGATTTTTTGGCAATAGCGGCGATAACCTTCGGGTTTTCTTCGAAGAACTCGGTCAACGCCTGATACACCATCGAGTCGACAAGACCTTTGACACTGCTGTTTCCAAGCCGCATCTTGGTCTGACCTTCGAACTGCGGGTTGGCGATCTTGACGCTGATGACTGCAGTCAGCCCTTCACGAACATCCTCACCGCGGACGGAGATATCCTCTTTGAGATGTTTGTTTGTATGGGCACTATTATTGATCGCCCGCGTAAGCGCCGAGCGGAATCCTTCCAAATGGGTTCCGCCTTCACGGGTATTGACGCTGTTTACATAGGTATAGAGTATCTCCCCATAGGTATCATTATACTGGAGAGCGACCTCCACCTCGATCTTGTTTGCCTCGTCGGATTTATCGACATAGATCGGCTCAGGGTGAAGGAGTTCTTTTCCTTCGTTTAAGTGAGTAACAAACTCGCGAAGACCCCCTTGATAACAGAAGGTGTCGGTGTCTCCAGTACGGTGGTCCTCGATCTGGATCTCCAAACCTTTATTTAGATAAGCAAGTTCTCTGAACCGGTGGGCAAGGACATCGTAATCGAACTCAGTCGTCTCAAAAATTGAGCCATCGGGATAGAAGGTGATCCGTGTTCCCGTGGTGGTTTCTTTTGCCTGACCAACCTTGTCCATCCGTTTCTGGCGCTGAAGATACTCTTCATCCGTTTCAGGCCTGCAGGAAAGCGGCTGCAGAAGGATGCCTTTTCCAAAGACCATGGAATAGATGTTTCCTTCACGGAAAACTTCGGCTACAAGACGTGTCGAGAGAGCGTTTACGACGGAAACACCGACACCATGCAGACCGCCTGAGACCTGATAGGTGTTTTTATCGAACTTTCCGCCGGCATGAAGCACGGTCATAACGACTTCAAGAGCGCTCTTGTTCTGCTTTGGCATGATATCGACAGGAATACCCCTGCCGTCATCCTCTACGCATACCGATCCATTCGGGTTGATGATGATGACGATATGTTTACAGAATCCTGCTAAGGCTTCATCGATCGAGTTGTCAACGACCTCATATACGAGGTGATGAAGACCGCGGGTATCGGTACTGCCGATATACATAGCAGGTCTTTCGCGGACAGGGGTTAACCCCTCCAGAACTGTGATGTGGGAGGCGTCGTAATTATCAGTCATCTAAATTTGGTTCTCCTTATCAATTGGACATATATTTGAGGGCGGTTTCGAAAATGGTTAACATGCTCGGAAGCGATTCTCAAAAATATATTTTCATTATTATATTAGTGCGGATTCCTTATTAATGTGGGTGAACCATAAATAGTATACCCGATGAAAATGGTCAGAATAGACAGGGAATCCGCCCTCATCCAAACACAGATGAAGGCAAAAAAGGAAGTATTTCATAAAGATGAAAAGGAGAAAATAACATCCCACTTCTCACTCGGTCATCTGAACATAATTCTTCAGAATCCTGATCCCGGC
This region of Methanocorpusculum sp. genomic DNA includes:
- the hisS gene encoding histidine--tRNA ligase, with product MIQKPRGTRDFLPIEMAQRRFIEQKMRAVAASFGYGEVVTPMFEEQELFTIKSGEGIIGEMYAFEDKGGRKITLRPELTAAVLRAYVNEAQMAPKPLRWFYFAECFRYERPQKGRYRQFWQFGSELIGADSAAADAEVIALSYALLQCTGVHFVMKIGHLAPMKHLLSGLDAPSQKQVMAALDKRDMELLATVLAALDRSDLFEPLKVLTTAKTLSEVFAVTGDIPEKGRIEETFGYLEAQNIPFEQNFGIARGLDYYTGMVFEAFADNLGAENQILGGGVYRLAHLFGGKDVPSCGFGIGFDRVLVSLGEFTPETKPVVAVVCTPETRLPAYKVAAGLRSAGITAVMDLLDRGFGAQLSSALKSGASFAVVIGEKEANAGTITLKDLTTAVQTEMPLESAIEVIHGSCR
- a CDS encoding ABC transporter permease; this encodes MSYIDPIIIIIAFGAASVSFLWLRDTRIFVRTGKEGYRKAAYQGVLYSALGWFGCALAGFAETTFMYLGVGCMLIALYLQSRLKKEDVWVGNESAWSRFIGSAPRQERK
- the gyrA gene encoding DNA gyrase subunit A codes for the protein MTSEENITHKTISINIEDEMKNCFIDYAMSVIIGRAIPDVRDGLKPVHRRILYAMFHDEGNTSDKAYKKSAKAVAATMGNYHPHGDTAIYDTLVKMAQPFSYRCTLVDGQGNFGSIDGDSAAAMRYTEARLTKAAESLLEDIDKDTVDFVPNYDESSREPDVLPSRIPNLLVNGTTGIAVGMATNMMPHNLGEVCDLVNAYIDNPEMQLDEMMKILPAPDFPTGGKIMGTDGIINAYQTGQGKVILRGIAEIEERKKGFEQIVITEIPYQVNKASMIEKIAELVKTKVIEGISDIRDESDKDGIRVVIELKQNTQANVVLNLLYKHTQLENSFGIINLAIVDKKAKILSLAELLRYFIAHRVAVVRRRSLFDLRKAEERMHIMAGLLKALDMIEVVIATIRASPEASVAQEALVSKLGFSEAQAEAILKMQLRRLAALEQQKIVDETTSLQLIIDKLTWILSSEENILSVVKTETAEVRSAYADERRTQIDYTANTDFNMMDLIPDEQTLVMLTTQDYIKRVPLDLYRQQKRGGRGVIGMTTKDEDSVDKVFMASTHDYLLCFTNKGRVYWLRVYEIPEGSRTSKGKAIVNLLNLTDEEVSAIIPMRDFDAEKNLLYATKKGRVGKFSQDLFSRPRTGGIIGITLLDGDELVDVVVTGGSSDVVLTTAFGQALRFSEDEVRATGRGTQGVIGIRLKYEGDYVCALTLVETQYLLMITDKGYGKRTEFDAFMGHGRGTQGVKSIVANFERGKVVSSLAISDDDQVIITTAAGVVLRTQASDISIQGRGTQGVRVIRVDSGDKVTGVAVVPPDEIDPILPEGEDGT
- the gyrB gene encoding DNA topoisomerase (ATP-hydrolyzing) subunit B translates to MTDNYDASHITVLEGLTPVRERPAMYIGSTDTRGLHHLVYEVVDNSIDEALAGFCKHIVIIINPNGSVCVEDDGRGIPVDIMPKQNKSALEVVMTVLHAGGKFDKNTYQVSGGLHGVGVSVVNALSTRLVAEVFREGNIYSMVFGKGILLQPLSCRPETDEEYLQRQKRMDKVGQAKETTTGTRITFYPDGSIFETTEFDYDVLAHRFRELAYLNKGLEIQIEDHRTGDTDTFCYQGGLREFVTHLNEGKELLHPEPIYVDKSDEANKIEVEVALQYNDTYGEILYTYVNSVNTREGGTHLEGFRSALTRAINNSAHTNKHLKEDISVRGEDVREGLTAVISVKIANPQFEGQTKMRLGNSSVKGLVDSMVYQALTEFFEENPKVIAAIAKKSLDAANAREAARRAKELARRKTSLEMSGLPGKLADCSERDPAKSEIYIVEGDSAGGSAKQGRDRKFQAILPLRGKILNVEKALEHKALKNLEIQTLITAIGAGYGEKFDAERARYHHIVIMTDADVDGAHIRILLLTFFYRFMKPLVEMGYIYIAQPPLFRIAKGKQEKYVYSEEEMRLAIAEFGDKGISVQRYKGLGEMNADQLWNTTMDPKFRILKKVRIEDAGYANEIFEKLMGDDVMPRKDFIKRHAGEVKNLDI